The stretch of DNA caacggtaggagtatcatcactaacatccctcacaaaggctagatacgCAAAGCACCCCTTCTCCATCATCCGTTGTGCCTTTGGGAAAGACACTACCCTACATGGAATATAATTCAatgtacctctccactccaaccgcgaCAACCCTGGCATAGataatgtcacagtcttggcgtgacaatccaaaatagtGTGATAGGGCAACAATAAATACATGCCCAATATCACGTCAAAGTCAACAATACTGAATAGCAGAAGGTCAACCCTGGTCTCATAACCCCTGATAGTGACCAAACACGAGTGATAAACATGGTCTACctcaatagaatctcccacaggcgtagACACATATACAAGGGCACTCAAAGAATTACGAGATATAACCAGATATGGAGAAAAGTAAGATGGCACATACAAATAAGTAGAACCCAAATCAAATAAAACTGGTGTatccctatgacagaccagaacaatacataTGATGACAATATTTGATGCAACAGCCTTGGTCCTACTCAAAAAAGCATAGCAACGAGCTTGCACTCTCTCTCTCTAGGATGACCTTTACCTACcagacctccacccctagctggttgtacaggtggagtggcaactagaGAAGAAACCATAGCTTGTGGACCTTGTGGAACTCGTGGAGCTTGTGGAGGTGAACCCATCCTAAGCCTGGGACAGTCCATCaccatatgcctagtatcaccatactcaaaacaatcaATCTACGGGCGTGGCTATTGAAACTGAGTCTGATATGGTCGGCTAGACTGGACGCTGAAGGCACCCTTATGCGAGAGGTGCACTGGAAAGTTGTTGTGCCCAATAAGCGACCTGAGACCCCGAAATTGCTGGAGCACTGTGAGTA from Nicotiana tomentosiformis chromosome 11, ASM39032v3, whole genome shotgun sequence encodes:
- the LOC138901413 gene encoding uncharacterized protein: MGSPPQAPRVPQGPQAMVSSLVATPPVQPARGGGLVGKGHPREREDTPVLFDLGSTYLYVPSYFSPYLVISRNSLSALVYVSTPVGDSIEVDHVYHSCLVTIRGYETRVDLLLFSIVDFDVILGMYLLLPYHTILDCHAKTVTLSMPGLSRLEWRGTLNYIPCRVVSFPKAQRMMEKGCFAYLAFVRDVSDDTPTVESVPAVRDFPDVFLADLTGMPPDKDIDFGIDLVSDTQPILIPPYLMAAVELKEL